A genomic window from Streptomyces sp. NBC_01264 includes:
- a CDS encoding CocE/NonD family hydrolase — translation MPAGVEIDFDLPAAMRDGAVLFADVYRPHDGGVLPVLLARTPYGKQALPAVLDPVGLARHGYIVVLQDVRGRNKSEGEWCPLAHEGPDGYDSVRWAARLPGSSGSVGLLGGSYLGNAQWMAAASCPPELKVLTPSVTWCDPHDGLWTRGGATELGLGLYWSLLQGVDFLAREHADDPAQRTARISALVGDLDALAQRGYWELPAVPSPVIARHHVPDLGHERVRTAPDTAKDTRVAGRHQHIHLPSLHIGGWYDVFCQGVLDNYTAMAAAGRPARLVMGPWEHTTNYASSVGEVDCGTAASGAFLDLKTSLAALRLDWLDRWLKPDTPRNDDGAPVKIFVMGANRWRDEDSWPLARSVETPFYLHAGGGLSQHRPRPDEETARYTYDPADPVPTHGGAQLMASGYPAGPRDQRDIEARPDVLVYTSEPLAEDMEVTGRITLLLHAATDAPSTDWVARLCDVDTHGKSLNITDGIIRTYGTPGTAAEHHIDLWSTSTLVRAGHRLRVHITSSSFPRWDRNLNTGRDQATTMRTARQTVFHDAARPTRIMLPITPTT, via the coding sequence GTGCCCGCTGGAGTGGAAATCGATTTCGACCTTCCCGCCGCGATGCGCGATGGCGCGGTCCTGTTCGCAGACGTCTACCGCCCGCACGATGGCGGCGTTCTCCCGGTACTACTGGCTCGCACACCATACGGGAAACAGGCTCTGCCCGCCGTCCTCGACCCGGTTGGACTGGCCCGGCACGGCTACATCGTCGTCCTGCAGGACGTCCGGGGACGCAACAAGTCCGAGGGCGAGTGGTGCCCACTGGCCCACGAGGGACCCGACGGTTACGACTCCGTGCGCTGGGCCGCACGCTTGCCGGGATCCAGCGGATCGGTCGGCCTGCTCGGCGGCAGCTACCTCGGCAACGCGCAATGGATGGCCGCCGCGAGCTGCCCGCCCGAGCTAAAGGTCCTCACTCCCAGCGTTACCTGGTGCGACCCGCACGACGGCCTGTGGACACGTGGCGGCGCCACCGAACTGGGACTGGGCCTGTACTGGTCCCTGCTGCAGGGAGTCGACTTCCTCGCCAGAGAGCATGCCGACGACCCCGCACAACGCACGGCCCGGATCAGCGCGCTCGTCGGCGACCTCGACGCTCTCGCCCAGCGCGGGTACTGGGAACTGCCAGCTGTCCCGTCCCCCGTCATCGCCCGCCACCATGTCCCCGACCTGGGCCACGAACGCGTCCGCACCGCCCCGGACACAGCAAAAGACACTCGAGTAGCCGGCCGGCACCAGCACATCCACCTGCCCAGCCTGCACATCGGAGGCTGGTACGACGTCTTCTGCCAAGGGGTCCTCGACAACTACACGGCGATGGCCGCGGCAGGGCGACCAGCCAGACTCGTCATGGGACCCTGGGAACACACCACCAACTATGCCAGCAGCGTGGGAGAGGTCGACTGCGGAACCGCGGCCAGCGGAGCCTTCCTCGACTTGAAGACCTCGCTCGCCGCCCTGCGCCTCGACTGGCTCGACCGCTGGCTCAAGCCGGACACGCCCCGCAACGACGACGGGGCACCGGTCAAGATCTTCGTCATGGGCGCCAACCGCTGGCGCGACGAGGACAGCTGGCCCTTGGCACGGAGCGTGGAAACCCCCTTCTACCTGCACGCAGGAGGCGGTCTGTCGCAGCACAGGCCACGACCCGACGAGGAGACCGCCCGCTACACCTACGATCCCGCCGACCCGGTGCCCACCCATGGCGGGGCCCAGCTCATGGCCAGCGGCTACCCGGCCGGCCCGCGAGACCAGCGGGACATCGAAGCACGCCCCGACGTCCTCGTCTACACCAGCGAGCCCCTCGCGGAAGACATGGAGGTGACCGGTCGGATCACCCTCCTCCTCCACGCGGCAACCGACGCCCCCTCCACCGACTGGGTCGCCCGCCTGTGCGACGTCGACACCCACGGGAAGTCGCTCAACATCACCGACGGGATCATCCGCACCTACGGCACCCCGGGAACAGCAGCCGAGCACCACATCGATCTCTGGTCCACCAGCACCCTCGTCCGCGCCGGCCACCGCCTGCGGGTCCACATCACCTCCAGCAGCTTCCCCCGCTGGGACCGCAACCTCAACACCGGCCGCGACCAGGCCACCACCATGCGCACCGCCCGCCAGACCGTGTTCCACGACGCCGCCCGCCCTACCCGGATCATGTTGCCCATCACACCCACCACCTGA
- a CDS encoding nuclear transport factor 2 family protein: MSGQSPRDVALDLLAALGDQDWDTVSRLYAEDVVVHWPLCLPEPATLEGREAIHHMLRETWGVLEFRPTNIRVHETGNPDIVIAEYDYDGRVVATGRSFQAANVLVLTVHGGQIVNARGYHNHAVMAAMRGIFETVTLELSLVDKENRRPVPQ; the protein is encoded by the coding sequence ATGTCCGGCCAGAGTCCCCGAGACGTCGCGCTAGACCTTTTGGCAGCACTCGGCGATCAGGATTGGGATACCGTCAGTCGCCTGTATGCGGAGGACGTCGTCGTTCACTGGCCTCTCTGTCTGCCCGAGCCAGCCACCTTGGAGGGCAGGGAGGCGATTCACCACATGCTCCGCGAAACGTGGGGTGTGCTGGAGTTCCGGCCCACTAATATCAGGGTCCACGAAACAGGAAACCCCGACATTGTCATCGCCGAGTATGACTACGACGGTAGAGTGGTCGCTACCGGTCGGAGTTTCCAAGCGGCCAACGTGCTCGTCCTGACCGTTCACGGCGGGCAAATCGTCAATGCCCGCGGCTATCACAATCACGCTGTCATGGCCGCCATGCGCGGTATTTTCGAGACCGTCACCTTGGAACTGAGTCTCGTGGACAAGGAGAACCGCCGGCCTGTCCCTCAATGA
- a CDS encoding alpha/beta fold hydrolase has protein sequence MSWADANFDETYQARWKPESSSLPTLIVSGSEDHVVDQSLWQDDATFDRPHVLKRTIQGGSHFPWVENPQAVCTAFAELTELLHGSIPSVTR, from the coding sequence GTGTCCTGGGCGGATGCCAACTTCGACGAGACCTACCAGGCCCGGTGGAAGCCGGAGAGCAGCAGCCTGCCGACGCTGATCGTGAGCGGCTCCGAGGACCACGTGGTCGACCAGAGTCTGTGGCAGGACGACGCGACCTTCGACCGGCCCCACGTGCTAAAGCGCACGATCCAGGGCGGAAGCCATTTTCCCTGGGTCGAGAACCCGCAAGCAGTCTGCACGGCCTTCGCCGAGCTGACCGAGTTGCTGCACGGCTCGATTCCCTCTGTGACCCGGTGA
- a CDS encoding alpha/beta fold hydrolase yields the protein MPEQPYGRWPDVLAEAARELDEVVMVGHSTGGMFMLSVPELEERLAGMALVSSAPHAGWRPVFAQWAEAHPPPRSCGGSRRLRAKPE from the coding sequence GTGCCGGAGCAACCGTACGGGCGGTGGCCGGACGTGCTGGCCGAGGCGGCCCGGGAACTGGACGAGGTGGTCATGGTTGGCCACTCCACCGGCGGGATGTTCATGCTGTCCGTCCCCGAGCTGGAGGAGCGGCTTGCCGGGATGGCCCTGGTCAGCAGCGCCCCGCACGCCGGGTGGCGCCCGGTCTTCGCCCAGTGGGCTGAGGCACACCCCCCTCCCAGGTCTTGCGGAGGCAGCCGACGCTTACGGGCGAAACCCGAATGA
- a CDS encoding DUF4158 domain-containing protein, translating to MARTPLDLDELVEHWTLLKDEQVLVSGKRGATRLGFAVLLKFYTQYGRFPRGRAELSGEAVEFVARQVQVPASELGFYEWTGRTVEYHRAQIRGHLGFRECSVADAEKLTAHLAEHVAHKERRPEQVRVELLTRCRVESIEPPTPARCDRIVAAALRAAEEALTARISSRLTAESVERITALAAGGADQDDEAGPGDGAIDGEDGPPVLGKIKEAPGNVSLETMLTEIDKLLAVRAVGLPPDLFLDVAPKVLAGWRARAAVESPSHLRTHPLPLRVTLLAALLHEREREITDTLVELLISTVHRIGARAEKKVTEQLVNAFKKVSGKENILFKLAEASLGAPEGTVRQVVFPAVSGGEATLRELVHEFKTRGPVYRRTVQTTLKASYTNHYRRGLIKLLDVLEFRSSNHAHRPVVEALALVARYASAGNTTYYPLGETVPVHKAMGGDWAEVVHRTDKRGRRRVVRMVYEVVAFQALRDQLKCKEIWVVGADRWRNPDEDLPQDFEARRAENYRELRKPLDASVFIDELRGQMTAELSLLNDQMPKLSWLDIAERKSGAIRLTAADAQPEPRNLRRIKAEVQKRWGIVPLVDMLKEAVLRTGCLDAVTSVSGGGSLSAEVLAERLLLVIGP from the coding sequence GTGGCCCGTACCCCGTTGGACTTGGATGAGCTGGTCGAGCACTGGACGCTGCTGAAGGACGAGCAGGTGCTTGTGTCCGGCAAGCGCGGTGCGACACGCCTTGGCTTTGCCGTGTTGCTGAAGTTCTACACCCAGTACGGCCGGTTTCCCCGGGGCCGGGCGGAGCTGTCTGGCGAGGCCGTGGAGTTCGTGGCTCGGCAGGTGCAGGTTCCCGCGTCGGAGTTGGGCTTCTACGAGTGGACGGGCCGTACGGTCGAGTACCACCGCGCGCAGATCCGGGGGCACCTCGGATTCCGTGAGTGCAGCGTCGCGGATGCAGAGAAGCTGACGGCTCATCTGGCCGAGCACGTTGCGCACAAGGAACGCAGGCCCGAGCAAGTGCGGGTGGAGTTGCTGACGCGTTGCCGCGTCGAGAGCATCGAGCCGCCTACGCCGGCGCGGTGCGACCGGATCGTGGCGGCTGCCCTGCGGGCGGCCGAGGAAGCGCTGACGGCACGGATCTCCTCGCGGCTGACCGCGGAGAGCGTTGAGCGGATTACTGCTCTGGCGGCCGGCGGCGCCGACCAGGACGACGAGGCCGGACCTGGCGACGGAGCCATCGACGGCGAGGACGGGCCGCCCGTACTGGGGAAGATCAAGGAAGCGCCGGGCAACGTGAGCCTGGAGACGATGCTCACCGAGATCGACAAGCTCCTGGCGGTGCGGGCAGTCGGCCTGCCGCCGGATCTGTTCCTCGACGTGGCACCGAAGGTACTGGCCGGCTGGCGGGCTCGGGCCGCGGTGGAGTCGCCTTCCCATCTGCGGACGCACCCGCTGCCGCTGCGGGTGACGTTGCTGGCCGCACTCCTGCACGAACGCGAGCGGGAGATCACGGACACGCTGGTGGAGCTGCTGATCTCCACGGTGCACCGGATTGGGGCGCGGGCGGAGAAGAAGGTCACCGAGCAGCTGGTCAACGCGTTCAAGAAAGTGTCGGGCAAGGAGAACATCCTCTTCAAGCTCGCCGAGGCCTCGCTCGGCGCCCCGGAGGGCACGGTGCGGCAGGTCGTGTTCCCGGCGGTGTCCGGGGGCGAGGCAACGCTGCGGGAGCTGGTGCACGAGTTCAAGACCCGCGGGCCGGTCTACCGGCGTACGGTGCAGACCACGCTGAAGGCGTCGTACACCAATCACTACCGGCGCGGGCTGATCAAGCTGCTGGACGTGCTGGAGTTCCGCTCCTCCAACCACGCCCACAGGCCGGTGGTCGAGGCCCTGGCGCTGGTGGCCCGGTACGCGAGCGCCGGGAACACGACGTACTACCCGCTGGGCGAGACGGTGCCGGTCCACAAGGCGATGGGAGGCGACTGGGCGGAGGTCGTGCACCGCACCGACAAGCGCGGCCGGCGCCGGGTGGTGCGCATGGTCTACGAGGTCGTCGCCTTCCAGGCTCTGCGCGATCAGCTCAAGTGCAAGGAGATCTGGGTGGTCGGCGCCGACAGGTGGCGCAACCCGGATGAGGACCTGCCGCAGGACTTCGAGGCCCGGAGGGCCGAGAACTACCGGGAGCTGCGCAAGCCGCTGGACGCCTCGGTGTTCATCGACGAGCTGCGCGGACAGATGACGGCCGAGCTGTCCCTGCTGAACGATCAGATGCCCAAGCTGTCCTGGCTGGACATCGCCGAGCGGAAGTCCGGGGCGATCCGGCTCACTGCGGCCGATGCCCAGCCCGAACCGCGCAACCTGCGCAGGATCAAGGCCGAGGTACAGAAGCGCTGGGGCATCGTGCCACTTGTCGACATGCTGAAGGAGGCGGTGTTGCGGACCGGCTGCCTGGACGCGGTCACCTCCGTCTCCGGCGGCGGCAGCCTCTCGGCGGAGGTGCTGGCCGAACGCTTGCTGCTGGTCATCGGACCTTGA
- a CDS encoding IS3 family transposase (programmed frameshift), whose amino-acid sequence MGMKHYPAEFKADAVALYRSRPGATIKSVAADLGVNTETLRNWIRAADGRRPGAHSAPPAASQAVGDAVQAELAAARKRIRELEEERDILRKAARYFGDGDALVNRYQFVDDHQRRHGVKRLCDILGLARSSFYYWRRTAAARAARQSVEAGLAARIRKIHQDSDGTYGAPRITAELRDEEGPVVNHKRVARIMRTIGLEGVRLRRRHRTTVADQAASKAPDLIGRDFTAADVNRKYVGDITYLPVSGAKPLYLATVIDLCSRRLAGWAIADHMRTELVIDALAAAERTRGNLAGAIMHTDHGSQYSSRAFAEICRSAGVRQSMGAIGSSADNAAAESFNAAFKRETLKGRKAWSSEREARLDAFRWLTRYNTRRRHSRLGHRSPIAYENDLQPAATTLTQAA is encoded by the exons GTGGGGATGAAGCACTATCCCGCCGAGTTCAAGGCGGACGCGGTCGCGTTGTACCGGTCGAGGCCGGGAGCGACGATCAAGTCGGTCGCCGCTGATCTCGGGGTGAACACCGAGACGCTGAGGAACTGGATCCGGGCCGCCGACGGCCGCCGACCTGGCGCCCACTCCGCACCGCCGGCCGCCTCGCAGGCCGTCGGCGACGCCGTTCAGGCGGAGCTGGCCGCCGCCCGCAAGAGGATCCGCGAGCTCGAGGAAGAACGGGACATTCTCCGCAAGGCGGCCCGGTATTTCG GCGACGGAGACGCGCTGGTGAACCGCTACCAGTTCGTTGACGATCACCAGCGCCGTCACGGCGTGAAGCGGCTCTGCGACATCCTCGGCCTGGCCCGGTCGAGCTTTTACTACTGGCGTCGCACCGCGGCCGCGAGAGCGGCCAGGCAGAGCGTCGAGGCCGGGCTCGCGGCCCGGATACGCAAGATCCACCAGGACTCCGACGGCACCTACGGAGCCCCCAGAATCACCGCGGAACTCCGCGACGAGGAGGGTCCGGTGGTCAACCACAAGCGGGTCGCCAGGATCATGCGGACCATCGGGCTCGAGGGAGTCCGGTTGCGCCGCCGGCACCGCACCACCGTCGCGGACCAAGCCGCGTCGAAGGCACCGGACCTGATCGGACGCGACTTCACCGCAGCCGACGTCAACAGAAAATACGTCGGCGACATCACATACCTGCCGGTCAGCGGCGCGAAGCCGCTCTACCTCGCGACCGTCATCGACTTGTGCTCGCGCCGGCTGGCCGGGTGGGCGATCGCCGATCACATGCGAACCGAACTCGTCATCGACGCCCTGGCGGCAGCCGAGCGGACCCGTGGAAACCTGGCCGGAGCGATCATGCACACGGACCACGGATCCCAATATTCGAGCAGGGCCTTCGCTGAAATCTGCAGGTCAGCCGGGGTCCGGCAGAGCATGGGCGCGATCGGATCCAGCGCCGACAACGCAGCCGCAGAAAGCTTCAACGCCGCCTTCAAGAGGGAGACACTCAAAGGCCGCAAAGCCTGGTCGAGCGAGCGCGAGGCCAGGCTGGACGCGTTCCGCTGGCTGACCCGATACAACACCCGCCGCCGACACTCCCGCCTCGGCCACCGGTCCCCGATCGCCTACGAGAACGACCTCCAGCCAGCTGCAACTACCCTGACCCAAGCCGCATAG